In Flavobacterium piscisymbiosum, the sequence AATTTGGCTAAGCCAAAAAGAGAAAGATTTTTTTGCGTTCTGACTTGCTTGAGTTTTAGCCCAAAGATCAGCTTTATATAGTCTTTTTCGATATCCATGTATCAAATATAGTCATATTAAAAATAATCGCCAAAAAATTATTTCTAATATTTAGCGAACGTTCGCTTGTTTTGTAAAAAACTTTTTTCTAATATTGTGGTGTAGAAAATATTAGATATCAGGTCGTTATGAATTTAATTCTTGAAAAAGATATAGTCGGTTTGATTATTACTAATTAAAATAAAATCCACAGCTATGAAAAACCAATTAGAAATTACCGAAACGGCAATGGAATTTTTAGACGAAAAGAAGCTTTCTTATCCAAAGATCTGGACCGAAGAAGCAATTGTTTTTATAACCGAATTGCATCGAAAATTCGAATCGCAACGAAAACTGTTATTGTTGCAACGCGAACAAAAACAAACTGCTTTTGATCAGGGCGTCATGCCGGTTTTTACACCAGAAACTAAAAGTGTCAGAGAAAGTAATTGGACAGCCGGAGCAATTCCTAAAGATTTGTTAGATCGTAGAGTAGAGATTACCGGACCGGTTGATCGTAAAATGATTATTAATGCATTGAATTCAGGGGCAAAAACTTTTATGGCCGATTTTGAAGACAGCACTTCGCCAACCTGGCAAAATTTAATGGAAGGTCAGCTAAATTTAATCGATGCGGTAAACAAAACCATTACATATACCGATTTGGTGAAGCAAAAGTCCTATCATTTGAATGAAAAAATTGCTACACTAATTGTACGTCCGAGAGGTTTGCATTTGCCGGAAAAACATCTTTTGATTGAAGGAAAAGAGGTTTCAGGTTCTTTGGTAGATTTTGGATTGTATGTTTTTCATAATCACAAAAGGCTTTTAGAAAACAATTCAGGACCGTATTTCTACATTCCAAAATTAGAACATTATCTCGAAGCACGCTGGTGGAATAATGTAATTGACTTTACTGAGGATTATTTGAAACTGGAAAGAGGAACGATAAAAGTGACGGTTTTAATAGAAACCATAACAGCAAGTTTTCAGTTGGATGAAATTATTTATGAATTGAAAGAACATATCGTAGGCTTGAATTGCGGACGTTGGGATTATATTTTCTCTTATATCAAAAAGTTTAGAAAGAATTCAAAGTTTATCGTTCCGGATCGCGATCAGGTAAATATGACTTCGCCTTTTATGAATGCATATTCAAATCTGGTAATTCAGAGATGTCATAAACGCGGCATTCATGCGATTGGCGGAATGGCGGCTCAAATTCCGATTAAAAATAATGAAGAAGCGAACGCCGTTGCTTTTGCAAAAGTAAAAACCGATAAAGAACGCGAAGTTCGAAACGGTCATGACGGAACCTGGGTTGCACATCCGGATTTGGTGGCAATTGCAAAAGAAATTTTTGATAAAGGAATGCCAACTCCAAACCAAATTCATATAAAAAGGGAACATCGAAAAATTACAGAAGCTGATTTAATTGAACCACCAATTGGAATCATCACTGAAAATGGTGTTCGAAAAAATATCAACGTAGGAGTTTTGTATTTGGCTTCATGGCTCAACGGACAAGGAGCTGCAGCTTTGCACAATTTGATGGAAGATGCTGCAACAGCCGAAATCTCGAGATCGCAATTGTGGCAATGGCTTCAGAATAAGGTGGTTTTGGATAATGGCAAAAAATTAGATCTGGCGTATTATCACGAATTGGCTTTAGATGAATTCAGGAAAATAAAAGACGAACTAGGTGAAGAAAATCACGAAAAGCGTCAATTTCCTTTGGCTGAAAAAGTTTTAGAAAGATTGGTTGTAAATCCTGATTTCGTTGATTTTTTGACGATTCCATGTTACAAATACCTATAAGGAATTAAAAATTTAGAATTAAAA encodes:
- the aceB gene encoding malate synthase A; protein product: MKNQLEITETAMEFLDEKKLSYPKIWTEEAIVFITELHRKFESQRKLLLLQREQKQTAFDQGVMPVFTPETKSVRESNWTAGAIPKDLLDRRVEITGPVDRKMIINALNSGAKTFMADFEDSTSPTWQNLMEGQLNLIDAVNKTITYTDLVKQKSYHLNEKIATLIVRPRGLHLPEKHLLIEGKEVSGSLVDFGLYVFHNHKRLLENNSGPYFYIPKLEHYLEARWWNNVIDFTEDYLKLERGTIKVTVLIETITASFQLDEIIYELKEHIVGLNCGRWDYIFSYIKKFRKNSKFIVPDRDQVNMTSPFMNAYSNLVIQRCHKRGIHAIGGMAAQIPIKNNEEANAVAFAKVKTDKEREVRNGHDGTWVAHPDLVAIAKEIFDKGMPTPNQIHIKREHRKITEADLIEPPIGIITENGVRKNINVGVLYLASWLNGQGAAALHNLMEDAATAEISRSQLWQWLQNKVVLDNGKKLDLAYYHELALDEFRKIKDELGEENHEKRQFPLAEKVLERLVVNPDFVDFLTIPCYKYL